Proteins from one Drosophila gunungcola strain Sukarami chromosome 3R, Dgunungcola_SK_2, whole genome shotgun sequence genomic window:
- the LOC128253269 gene encoding mucin-5AC gives MRLVGWLSGGLLLALVVMSTQARFIAKRETTGLEHAVASNSTDPDIVATARESGIGREPSEIMGVSEMVSTQTGLKDQERGIKAEAQTETPTESLKESSKVEETTEASVQNKPTSTENIMGKETAKLKGVEATESQLKEDSQSESRKELKNEETLADAVSKATTIQLEKNSTHIATTATSVQEDMLEKTTEPELLSDKSKVKEIEVREPLPKVVPQAQSETENPKNTTEIIPANPATQQVSSTTERVVNTTTTRSSDHGRSMQYLSTTEDSIRYPSAVTPMKLRALPMTSTPARTTSTTTPSTTTPTSFASNENAIEESTSQSEIRQLPEKRAKFISENSTNAQQLTLPNTAEVWSLAGMKAVPKAPLTTTTVLPLFNDTDLANDIDIPHNRTEQHKEKNLLDWQQIAMMQSTPENRTEFVVRTTLDATEGATQATTEALAEASNTETSGLEQNEVTTAKTIPVTSDASSIDQNVTTTTARTELLDVPMVKKMSDAASAKLTEAVTEAQTESEVATGAATSVTLPEQQATSAVTARVDLIKTDLLNVTEIAAESKPNLTETLSSATITSTTTEVPLPVQHVSSKIDLEEATTAAITNTATTAAAAAAAISSTTSATVVASVATTAATINAETKATSESTTTAILSATSTVSAPIVVTTPSTTEMTMKAAEISNINSSNDDFDNNSNDVIVATTKNPESEPPATATDEPTATSVSVRVAGEVSTSIRPEIIVTSARNSTIAVTSTSTTTTVATPTQTEIAQISNEVNLEAVTVKTRDSLSNANELRTAEKTDNAVNNSVAITESELGALATTVETTPPTTTTSSLLSDLSKLSKEHESSLETNNIGEAPPESTTSAAAAAVAVATDESTAATGGQEIVKETHHHEGQQVVDEQDTEQQLAKTIMAVTATTTSTTTTTTTVAPSTTTTMQPVVISLLDDSTTTSTTTTTTTTTTAAPPTEEYVESSTVASTTSSSIMLPETTTTTTTTITTQSPQMPPNLLGPYPNELDHMQTNAQGNGTDVNVIIAITVSVIGVVALILLVAFLYLMRKRQKQMSYGQRCRPVSLDAYSLDNVSVLGSVRRKGRDVRASKRTYGNAAFDDPSLRHNLLTAGELARFVERRSDVFEEFRDVPQIIARADEVPPGCEDKNRYANVIPLPETRVVLQRQGDDDKTEYINANYVRGPRDAPNYYIACQAPLESTTSDFWRMIWEQQSRVIIQATDLSENGIEKCAEYLPPSATLDNHSSYGDYQVTLKHREVKDRYAISTLILKRVDGEENRELTHYWYKWPEAGVPAEEAPIIAMLLEARSSLKTYCLEQASELREKTATLETSMDADGSNAEAGSTSSNEINGNISSRSGTKNQQGPLTVHCSPGTGRTGTIIASDMAIRSLETPKRSVDIPQLVYYVRRGRASAVQTKEQYEFIYKVASMYAAKITNLSNDN, from the exons ATGCGTTTGGTTGGGTGGCTTAGTGGTGGCTTACTGCTCGCCCTGGTCGTAATGTCAACGCAGGCACGTTTCATTGCGAAAAGAGAAACCACTGGCCTGGAGCACGCAGTGGCTTCCAATTCTACTGACCCTGACATTGTTGCGACGGCCAGGGAAAGTGGGATTGGCAGGGAACCGTCTGAAATAATGGGAGTATCAGAAATGGTTAGTACACAAACCGGACTGAAAGATCAGGAAAGAGGAATAAAGGCTGAGGCTCAAACTGAAACCCCAACGGAAAGTCTGAAAGAAAGCTCAAAAGTCGAGGAAACCACTGAGGCTTCAGTTCAAAATAAGCCAACCAGTACTGAAAACATTATGGGAAAAGAGACAGCCAAACTGAAAGGGGTTGAAGCCACGGAGTCTCAGTTAAAAGAAGATTCTCAATCTGAATCGAGAAAGGAGCTTAAGAATGAAGAAACCCTTGCAGATGCTGTAAGCAAAGCTACAACGATTCAGCTGGAGAAAAATTCAACTCATATAGCAACTACAGCCACATCTGTACAAGAAGACATGTTAGAAAAAACCACTGAACCTGAACTTCTAAGTGATAAATCCAAGGTAAAGGAAATAGAAGTAAGGGAACCACTTCCAAAAGTTGTACCACAAGCTCAGTCTGAAACCGAAAATCCAAAAAACACCACCGAGATCATCCCTGCAAATCCTGCAACTCAACAAGTTTCAAGCACCACCGAGAGAGTAGTTAATACCACAACCACTCGTTCTTCGGATCATGGCCGATCCATGCAGTATTTATCAACCACTGAAGATTCGATTCGTTACCCAAGCGCAGTGACACCCATGAAACTACGGGCCTTACCCATGACCTCTACACCTGCCAGAACCACTTCAACCACCACTCCCTCAACAACTACGCCAACTTCCTTTGCATCCAATGAGAATGCCATCGAGGAGTCTACTTCGCAGTCAGAGATTCGTCAATTACCGGAGAAGCGAGCCAAGTTTATAAGCGAAAACTCCACAAATGCCCAGCAACTAACGCTACCCAACACCGCTGAAGTTTGGAGCCTGGCGGGGATGAAAGCGGTACCCAAAGCACCGCTTACAACCACCACTGTCTTGCCACTATTTAACGACACTGATCTGGCAAACGATATAGACATACCCCATAATAGAACAGAGCAGCACAAGGAGAAGAATCTACTGGATTGGCAGCAGATTGCCATGATGCAATCGACGCCGGAGAACCGCACCGAATTTGTGGTCAGAACCACTCTAGATGCCACCGAGGGTGCAACTCAGGCCACCACCGAAGCTTTGGCAGAGGCAAGTAATACAGAAACCTCAGGATTGGAGCAAAATGAAGTCACAACTGCAAAGACAATACCTGTGACATCTGATGCCAGTTCTATTGATCAGAACGTAACGACCACAACAGCTCGAACTGAGCTATTGGATGTTCCCATGGTCAAAAAGATGTCCGATGCAGCTAGTGCCAAGTTAACCGAGGCTGTTACAGAGGCTCAAACGGAGTCAGAGGTAGCAACAGGGGCTGCAACATCAGTAACATTACCCGAGCAACAAGCAACATCGGCGGTAACAGCGAGGGTGGATTTAATAAAAACGGATCTGTTGAATGTAACAGAAATTGCAGCGGAATCTAAGCCGAATTTAACAGAAACTTTATCATCAGCAACAATCACAAGCACTACAACAGAAGTACCATTACCTGTTCAACATGTGTCCTCTAAAATAGACTTAGAAGAagccacaacagcagcaataacaaatacagccacaacagcagcagcagcagcagcagcaatatcatcgacaacatcagcaacagtcGTGGCTTCAGTGGCAACCACAGCAGCGACCATCAATGCAGAAACAAAAGCAACATCTGAAAGTACGACAACTGCAATACTATCAGCAACATCAACTGTAAGTGCTCCGATTGTGGTAACAACCCCCAGTACTACAGAAATGACAATGAAAGCGGCTGAaatcagcaacatcaacagcagcaacgacGACTTTGATAATAACAGTAACGACGTCATCGTTGCCACAACCAAAAATCCAGAGAGCGAACCGCCGGCAACAGCAACCGACGAGCCAACAGCAACATCGGTTAGTGTGCGAGTGGCTGGCGAGGTGAGCACTTCGATTCGGCCAGAAATCATCGTTACAAGTGCGCGGAACAGTACAATCGCGGTTACAAGTACGTCGACGACAACAACTGTAGCTACACCCACGCAAACGGAAATTGCGCAAATTAGCAATGAAGTGAATTTGGAGGCAGTGACAGTGAAGACGCGCGACAGTTTGAGCAATGCGAATGAGCTAAGAACAGCTGAGAAAACCGATAACGCGGTCAATAACAGTGTGGCCATAACAGAAAGCGAGCTGGGGGCTTTGGCCACAACAGTGGAAACCACCCCTCCAACGACGACAACCAGCAGTCTGCTCAGTGACCTCAGTAAACTGAGCAAAGAGCACGAATCCTCGCTAGAAACCAACAACATTGGTGAGGCGCCGCCAGAGTCGACGAcatcggcagcagcagctgctgttgctgttgcaacgGATGAGAGCACAGCGGCAACAGGTGGCCAGGAAATCGTGAAGGAGACGCACCATCATGAGGGACAACAGGTGGTCGACGAGCAGGACACAGAGCAGCAGTTAGCCAAGACAATAATGGCGGTGACAGCGACAACAACTAGCACTACTACAACAACCACAACGGTGGCACCCTCAACCACTACAACAATGCAGCCGGTGGTGATAAGTCTGCTGGACGACAGCACAACAACTagcaccacaacaacaacaacaacaacaacaacggcggcACCACCCACGGAGGAATATGTTGAATCATCCACTGTggccagcaccaccagcagcagcatcatgCTGCCAGagaccaccaccaccaccaccaccaccattaCCACCCAATCCCCGCAAATGCCACCCAACTTGTTGGGCCCCTATCCCAACGAACTGGATCACATGCAGACCAATGCCCAGGGCAATGGCACGGATGTCAATGTGATCATAGCCATCACTGTCAGCGTGATTGGGGTGGTGGCCCTCATCCTGCTGGTGGCATTCCTCTACTTGATGCGCAAGCGCCAAAAGCAGATGTCCTACGGCCAAAGATGTCGTCCGGTTAGCTTGGATGCCTACTCCTTGGACAATGTCTCGGTGCTGGGCAGCGTAAGGCGAAAGGGTCGCGATGTGAGGGCCTCCAAGCGAACCTACGGCAATGCCGCCTTCGATGACCCCTCGCTGCGGCACAACCTGCTGACCGCCGGCGAATTGGCCCGCTTTGTGGAGCGGCGCTCCGACGTCTTCGAGGAGTTCCGGGACGTGCCACAGATCATCGCCAGGGCGGACGAGGTGCCGCCTGGCTGTGAGGACAAGAACCG CTACGCCAACGTGATTCCGCTTCCTGAGACGCGGGTGGTGCTCCAGCGGCAAGGCGACGATGACAAAACGGAATACATTAATGCCAATTATGTGCGG GGCCCCCGAGATGCGCCCAATTACTACATAGCCTGCCAGGCGCCGCTGGAGAGCACCACCAGCGATTTCTGGCGCATGATCTGGGAGCAGCAGTCGCGCGTGATCATTCAGGCGACGGATCTCAGCGAGAATGGGATCGAGAAGTGCGCCGAGTACCTGCCGCCCTCCGCTACGTTGGATAACCACAGCAGCTACGGCGACTACCAGGTGACCCTGAAGCACCGCGAGGTAAAGGACCGGTACGCCATCTCCACACTGATCCTGAAGCGGGTGGACGGCGAGGAGAACCGCGAGCTGACCCACTACTGGTACAAGTGGCCGGAGGCGGGTGTGCCCGCCGAGGAGGCGCCCATCATCGCCATGCTCCTGGAGGCGCGCTCCTCGCTCAAAACCTATTGCCTGGAGCAGGCCAGCGAGTTGCGGGAGAAGACCGCAACGCTGGAGACCTCAATGGATGCGGACGGAAGCAACGCCGAGGCGGGCAGCACATCCAGCAACGAGATTAATGGAAACATTTCCAGCCGGAGTGGTACTAAAAACCAGCAGGG ACCGCTAACCGTTCACTGTTCTCCAGGCACGGGACGAACCGGTACCATTATCGCGTCGGACATGGCCATCCGCAGTCTGGAGACCCCTAAGCGGTCCGTGGACATCCCACAGCTGGTCTACTATGTACGACGGGGAAGGGCCAGTGCCGTGCAGACCAAGGAGCAGTATGAATTTATCTACAAGGTGGCCAGCATGTATGCGGCCAAGATCACAAATCTGTCCAACGACAATTGA
- the LOC128253645 gene encoding FK506-binding protein 2: MKLTYLFLICAFVAASVASEPKVKIGVKKRVENCTRKAKSGDLVHVHYKGSLQNGTEFDSSYSRGTPFSFTLGARQVIKGWDQGLLGMCEGEQRKLTIPPELGYGASGAGGGKIPPNAVLIFDVELVKIERSGSEEL; encoded by the exons ATGAAATTGACTTACCTATTCCTAATCTGCGCTTTTGTGGCTGCCTCTGTGGCCAGCGAGCCCAAGGTAAAGATCGGCGTCAAGAAGCGCGTGGAGAACTGCACCCGGAAGGCCAAAAGCGGAGACCTGGTCCATGTACACTACAAA GGCTCGCTGCAAAATGGAACCGAGTTCGACAGCAGCTACTCCCGTGGCACTCCCTTCTCCTTCACCCTGGGCGCCCGGCAGGTGATCAAGGGCTGGGACCAGGGACTCCTGGGAATGTGCGAGGGCGAGCAGCGGAAGCTAACGATTCCCCCGGAACTGGGGTACGGAGCAAGTGGAGCGGGTGGCGGAAAGATTCCTCCCAATGCGGTGCTCATCTTTGACGTGGAACTGGTCAAAATAGAACGTTCTGGATCTGAGGAACTGTAG
- the LOC128253379 gene encoding zinc finger protein 420 produces the protein MKLPVICRTCDATDTDNLLKLATPSKKYPDKLLSEILCELTEINMDATESQKLPQCLCSGCTKKLMGAYCYVKQALAAHELLMKHLKNGAAASTTDCLQEAPMELCAEQHVEVKLETEDEDCGDNDVSIACSELPEPDEMDVESKKSVDPLTMIETVKLETEPQSIGKPTDEEPASDFDDEDSLDNLPLYKRIQKWKMGRKSVFKCQDCPRKFKRVEFLKRHENRVHKADTRSFACSLCIRKFSRSEALEAHLKVHRNSKRSANISEHKKAKAVDLNLCKPHGYKLIECMICQSQYNKIADLRRHLEEHPEIVSLCGRPNAEPHELFYPDCKDLDEEQLISLIRKDLAAGIYQRFYSITNQSGYEMDLDSSETDSDLDGDPEDQQKRRKKSHKSSYSCELCQQKFPRKYQLYDHQRQAHSWSEAPHVCGRCDGRFVSLQLLRHHNESQCRNAQKRFLCHKCPLRFRWKHNLKTHFREHRITNQTFECPECKRVFDKKKSLTVHLLSVHAEESKLIPCQWCSRKFYRRDYLVKHLKRHGLREQDIPLAETLIAATSRPNGAKRITCRMCNLHFERIVDLRAHIQLELKLSLSLHQSYDSLHNYSITNESGFELQLDDSETEDEMQPGGGSRPVYICELCSVQCKRKFEMIQHQRTMHRFDKMPHECEDCIFKCVSKSIMDHHRQGQCSSSEKKHPCSKCSYKFMWPDNLEQHVLLQHSESSASNLTGARCSTGTGDLDKDAAEDGVPLLQCPHCDRTYQMKSRLNNHIRDVHVNGDRKRKEAVKRFLCSLCGMETQSAAALVTHMRRHTGEKPYKCDLCEMAFPRHSELASHRRMHTGEKPFHCTVCGKDFARSDKLKRHMLTHSGLKPHKCTYCEKSYRQAKDLKLHLQQHTGECPFVCGTCGERFIQSSTLEKHRLMRRHFDEVEAWLRRQK, from the exons ATGAAGCTGCCGGTGATTTGTCGCACCTGCGACGCCACCGACACCGACAACCTCCTTAAGCTCGCCACGCCCTCAAAAAAGTATCCGGACAAGCTGCTATCGGAGATCCTGTGCGAGCTGACCGAAATCAAT ATGGATGCGACTGAAAGCCAGAAACTGCCACAGTGTTTGTGTAGCGGCTGCACCAAGAAATTGATGGGTGCCTATTGCTATGTGAAGCAGGCGCTGGCCGCCCACGAATTGCTGATGAAGCACCTGAAGAACGGAGCTGCTGCATCGACCACCGACTGCTTGCAGGAGGCCCCCATGGAGCTGTGTGCCGAGCAGCACGTGGAGGTCAAGCTGGAGACCGAGGACGAGGACTGTGGCGACAACGATGTCAGCATCGCTTGCTCCGAACTGCCGGAACCGGACGAAATGGATGTGGAGAGCAAGAAGTCCGTGGATCCTCTGACCATGATTGAGACGGTGAAGCTGGAAACAGAACCGCAGAGCATAGGAAAACCAACGGATGAAGAACCTGCCTCGGACTTCGATGACGAGGA CTCCCTGGATAACCTGCCCCTGTATAAGCGCATTCAAAAGTGGAAGATGGGCAGGAAGTCTGTATTCAAATGCCAGGACTGCCCGAGAAAATTCAAACGAGTCGAGTTTCTTAAACGCCATGAAAACCGCGTCCACAAGGCGGATACACGCTCGTTCGCATGCTCCCTCTGCATTCGTAAATTCAGCCGCAGCGAGGCTCTTGAGGCTCACCTGAAAGTCCATCGAAACTCGAAGCGATCGGCAAACATAAGCGAGCACAAGAAGGCCAAGGCGGTGGATCTGAATCTGTGTAAACCGCATGGCTACAAACTAATCGAGTGCATGATCTGCCAGAGCCAGTACAACAAGATTGCCGATCTGCGGCGGCATTTGGAGGAGCATCCCGAGATAGTCAGCCTTTGCGGTCGACCAAATGCGGAGCCTCACGAGCTGTTTTATCCCGACTGCAAGGACCTGGACGAGGAGCAGTTGATCAGCTTGATTCGAAAGGATCTGGCGGCGGGCATTTACCAGCGTTTCTATTCGATAACCAACCAGAGTGGCTACGAAATGGACCTGGACAGTTCGGAGACGGATAGCGATTTGGACGGAGATCCCGAGGATCAGCAAAAGAGGCGAAAGAAGAGCCACAAGAGCAGCTACAGCTGCGAGCTATGCCAGCAAAAATTCCCGCGGAAATATCAGTTATACGACCACCAGCGACAGGCCCACAGTTGGTCAGAGGCTCCTCATGTCTGCGGGCGGTGTGATGGACGCTTCGTGAGTCTGCAGCTGTTGCGGCACCACAACGAGTCCCAGTGCCGAAATGCGCAGAAGCGTTTCCTTTGCCACAAATGCCCGCTTCGCTTTCGCTGGAAACACAACCTGAAAACACATTTCCGCGAGCACAGGATTACA AATCAAACCTTTGAGTGTCCAGAGTGCAAGCGGGTCTTTGACAAAAAGAAATCGCTTACCGTTCACCTGCTCAGCGTACATGCCGAGGAATCTAAACTGATCCCTTGCCAGTGGTGCAGTCGCAAGTTCTACCGCCGCGACTACTTGGTTAAACACCTGAAGCGGCACGGCCTTAGGGAGCAAGACATTCCGCTGGCCGAGACTTTGATAGCGGCCACCTCGCGGCCAAACGGAGCGAAGCGCATTACCTGCCGGATGTGCAATCTGCACTTTGAGCGTATCGTTGATCTGCGAGCCCACATCCAGCTGGAGCTAAAGCTGTCCCTGTCGCTGCACCAGAGCTACGACTCACTGCACAATTACTCGATTACAAACGAGTCCGGGTTCGAGCTGCAGCTGGACGACTCAGAGACGGAGGACGAGATGCAGCCGGGCGGTGGAAGTCGGCCCGTTTATATCTGCGAGCTGTGCAGCGTGCAGTGCAAACGGAAATTCGAAATGATCCAGCATCAGCGGACGATGCACCGCTTCGACAAAATGCCACACGAATGCGAGGACTGCATCTTCAAGTGTGTGTCCAAG AGCATCATGGATCACCATCGGCAGGGCCAGTGTAGCAGTTCAGAAAAGAAGCATCCGTGCAGCAAGTGCTCCTACAAATTCATGTGGCCCGATAATCTGGAACAGCACGTCTTACTGCAGCACAGCGAATCCTCGGCCAGCAATCTGACGGGCGCCAGGTGCTCGACTGGCACGGGTGACCTGGACAAGGATGCCGCCGAGGATGGCGTGCCGCTGCTGCAGTGCCCACATTGTGATCGCACCTATCAGATGAAGTCACGTCTGAACAATCACATACGCGATGTTCATGTTAACGGTGACCGCAAGCGGAAGGAGGCGGTCAAGCGTTTCCTCTGCTCCCTTTGCGGCATGGAGACCCAATCCGCTGCAGCTTTGGTGACCCATATGCGACGGCACACCGGCGAGAAGCCCTACAAATGCGATCTGTGCGAGATGGCCTTCCCCCGGCACTCGGAGCTGGCCTCGCATCGTCGAATGCACACCGGCGAGAAGCCATTCCACTGCACCGTCTGCGGCAAGGACTTTGCCCGCTCCGACAAGCTCAAAAGACATATGCTCACCCACAGCGGCCTGAAGCCGCACAAGTGCACGTACTGCGAGAAGAGCTACCGCCAGGCAAAGGATCTGAAGCTCCACCTGCAGCAGCACACCGGCGAATGTCCCTTCGTATGCGGCACCTGCGGAGAGCGTTTCATCCAGAGCAGCACGCTGGAGAAGCACCGGCTGATGCGACGCCACTTCGATGAGGTGGAGGCGTGGTTGAGGCGCCAAAAATAG
- the LOC128253600 gene encoding transcription initiation factor TFIID subunit 12 isoform X1, whose translation MSDLFTTFDSNGDAEHHPHHHNSTSSGSGHHHDPPMASPSQHSPMTNNSNSSSQNGGPVSGLATGMGTPSGGSKTSNHTASAAGSENTPMLTKPRLTELVREVDTTTQLDEDVEELLLQIIDDFVEDTVKSTSAFAKHRKSNKIEVRDVQLHLERKYNMWIPGFGTDELRPYKRAAVTEAHKQRLALIRKTIKKY comes from the exons ATGTCGGATCTCTTTACCACTTTCGATAGCAACGGCGACGCCGAGCACCACCCGCACCACCACAACTCCACATCGTCCGGCAGCGGGCACCACCACGACCCACCCATGGCCTCGCCTTCCCAGCACAGTCCGATgaccaacaacagcaactcATCCTCGCAGAACGGCGGCCCGGTTTCCGGTTTGGCCACGGGCATGGGCACCCCATCTGGTGGTAGCAAGACATCCAATCACACAGCATCCGCCGCCGGCTCCGAGAACACCCCC ATGCTCACCAAGCCGCGTCTCACGGAACTAGTGCGGGAGGTGGACACCACCACGCAGTTGGACGAGGATGTCGAGGAGCTGCTCCTCCAGATAATCGACGACTTTGTCGAGGACACCGTGAAGTCAACTAGCGCCTTTGCCAAGCACCGCAAGTCCAACAAGATCGAGGTGCGTGACGTCCAGCTGCACCTCGAGCGCAAGTACAACATGTGGATACCCGGCTTCGGAACGGACGAACTGCGTCCCTACAAGCGGGCCGCCGTCACGGAGGCGCACAAACAGCGCCTGGCCCTCATCCGGAAGACGATCAAAAAGTACTAG
- the LOC128253600 gene encoding transcription initiation factor TFIID subunit 12 isoform X2 — MASPSQHSPMTNNSNSSSQNGGPVSGLATGMGTPSGGSKTSNHTASAAGSENTPMLTKPRLTELVREVDTTTQLDEDVEELLLQIIDDFVEDTVKSTSAFAKHRKSNKIEVRDVQLHLERKYNMWIPGFGTDELRPYKRAAVTEAHKQRLALIRKTIKKY; from the exons ATGGCCTCGCCTTCCCAGCACAGTCCGATgaccaacaacagcaactcATCCTCGCAGAACGGCGGCCCGGTTTCCGGTTTGGCCACGGGCATGGGCACCCCATCTGGTGGTAGCAAGACATCCAATCACACAGCATCCGCCGCCGGCTCCGAGAACACCCCC ATGCTCACCAAGCCGCGTCTCACGGAACTAGTGCGGGAGGTGGACACCACCACGCAGTTGGACGAGGATGTCGAGGAGCTGCTCCTCCAGATAATCGACGACTTTGTCGAGGACACCGTGAAGTCAACTAGCGCCTTTGCCAAGCACCGCAAGTCCAACAAGATCGAGGTGCGTGACGTCCAGCTGCACCTCGAGCGCAAGTACAACATGTGGATACCCGGCTTCGGAACGGACGAACTGCGTCCCTACAAGCGGGCCGCCGTCACGGAGGCGCACAAACAGCGCCTGGCCCTCATCCGGAAGACGATCAAAAAGTACTAG
- the LOC128253600 gene encoding transcription initiation factor TFIID subunit 12 isoform X3 — MLTKPRLTELVREVDTTTQLDEDVEELLLQIIDDFVEDTVKSTSAFAKHRKSNKIEVRDVQLHLERKYNMWIPGFGTDELRPYKRAAVTEAHKQRLALIRKTIKKY, encoded by the coding sequence ATGCTCACCAAGCCGCGTCTCACGGAACTAGTGCGGGAGGTGGACACCACCACGCAGTTGGACGAGGATGTCGAGGAGCTGCTCCTCCAGATAATCGACGACTTTGTCGAGGACACCGTGAAGTCAACTAGCGCCTTTGCCAAGCACCGCAAGTCCAACAAGATCGAGGTGCGTGACGTCCAGCTGCACCTCGAGCGCAAGTACAACATGTGGATACCCGGCTTCGGAACGGACGAACTGCGTCCCTACAAGCGGGCCGCCGTCACGGAGGCGCACAAACAGCGCCTGGCCCTCATCCGGAAGACGATCAAAAAGTACTAG
- the LOC128253513 gene encoding uncharacterized protein LOC128253513, which translates to MSTAEEAIVDNQAADIVEDVEFVDMAFTKELRKATKDVHNLTDVLVNAKFALALSDDEVWYDGLLAFYELYKFFETHLPERLLPKEFYRTAAFERDFDYFYGSGWRDSYEPRPAVQKYLEHLEKITAQNELLLFAYSYQMYMALMSGGQMLQKKRMIARKLWIFSKSDDEEQQKQADKEAEVATAKAADAALKKDDLEARPMPAQVTICPSGCEATYFPEKIPVLKAKLRRVFNNHYGAFDDDLRAAFIEESRNVFRLNIEVVRTIKGVNRANLRKLALAVIFVSGIVLAVKFALK; encoded by the exons ATGTCAACGGCCGAGGAAGCAATAGTGGATAACCAGGCTGCAGATATTGTGGAAGATGTGGAGTTCGTTGACATGGCGTTCACAAAGGAGTTGCGTAAAGCCACAAAAGACGTGCATAATCTAACCGATGTGCTGGTTAATGCAAAGTTCGCTCTTG CCCTTTCGGATGACGAGGTGTGGTACGATGGACTTTTGGCCTTCTATGAGCTATACAAATTCTTCGAGACCCATTTGCCGGAGCGTCTGCTGCCCAAGGAATTCTACAGGACGGCTGCCTTCGAGCGGGATTTCGACTATTTCTACGGTTCCGGCTGGAGGGATTCCTACGAACCACGACCGGCGGTCCAAAAGTATCTGGAGCACCTGGAGAAGATTACCGCCCAGAACGAACTTCTGCTCTTTGCCTACTCCTACCAGATGTACATGGCCCTGATGTCCGGCGGACAGATGCTGCAGAAGAAGCGCATGATTGCACGCAAGCTTTGGATATTTTCCAAGagcgacgacgaggagcaacAGAAACAGGCCGACAAGGAGGCCGAGGTGGCCACCGCCAAGGCTGCCGATGCTGCTCTGAAAAAGGACGACTTAGAGGCCAGGCCAATGCCCGCCCAAGTCACCATTTGTCCCTCTGGCTGTGAAGCCACCTACTTTCCCGAAAAG ATCCCTGTTTTAAAGGCCAAGCTCAGGCGCGTATTCAACAATCACTATGGAGCTTTTGACGATGATCTGCGTGCTGCTTTCATCGAAGAGAGTCGCAACGTATTCCGCTTGAATATTGAAGTAGTGCGGACAATTAAGGGCGTAAATCGTGCCAATCTAAGGAAGCTGGCTCTGGCTGTAATCTTCGTTTCTGGTATTGTTTTGGCCGTAAAGTTTGCCCTCAAGTAA